From Cetobacterium ceti:
CCTTTTCATGAGGAATTTCAATTCCTCCCAATATAAGCTTTCTATTTTCAACTAATTTATGTACGTCATAACCATTTCCTATTCTTAACATGTCTATCACTAATTCCACTCATTATAAATACTATTGTAAAATTCTAAAATTTCTTCCTTGGTAACTGTAGATGTTCCCATTTTACCAACAACTACTCCTGCTGCAGTATTAGCTAATTTTGCTGCTTCATACCACTCCATTCCTGAAGCTCCTGCTAGAGTATAAACAGATATTACAGTATCCCCTGCCCCTGTTACATCGTAAACTTCCTTTGCATATGTTGGTATATTCTCTATTTTTTCGTTTCCAAATAAACTCATTCCCTCTTCACTTCTTGTTAATAGAAGATTAGTTAATGATAACTTTTCTTTTAATTCTTTTCCTATTTCTAAAACATCAGTATCTTTCCCTTTTCCTAAACATTCCATAGCTTCTTTTCTATTTGGAGTCATGGAAGTTGCTCCTATATAATTTTGAGCATTTTTAGGTTTTGGATCTACTGTTACAATTATGTTTTTCCCTTTGGCCATCTCTATAATTTCCTTAGCAACTCTAGGTGTTAAAACTCCCTTATCATAATCAGAAAGTATAAAGGCATCTATTTCATCTATATGTTCTTTAATTTTATTAAGTAATAAGTCCTCAATCTCTTTTCTTATATTACTTGCATCTTCCCAATCTAATCTCAATAGTTGCTGAGTTCCTGCAATTATTCTTCTTTTTACAATTGTTGGTCTATCTTCTACTCTAATTACTCCTGTTACATCAATATTTTTTTCTCTAAATACATTTAATAATCTATCTCCATCAGAGTCATCACCTATTACACCAAAACAAAGAGTTTTAGCTCCTAATGTTGCTAAGTTATTTACAACGTTAGCTGCTCCTCCTAATACAAATCTTTCTTTTTTTACTGATACTACTGGTACAGGAGCTTCTGGAGATATTCTATCCACTGTTCCTATTATATAATCATCTAGCATCATGTCTCCAACAACTGCAACTTTTACTTTTCCGAAGCAATCCAATATCTGCTCTAACCTATTTTTTTCCATTTCAAAATGCCTCCTAAATCTACCATTTATAGAATGTTTACTTTCAGTTTGATATACAGGTCTGTTTTTTCCTGTTTATTTTTAGTATTTATAAAAATCTTTCCTAAATAGGGGATGTCACTTAAATATGGTACCCTATCTTGAATTTTTCCTTCTAATAATCTTTTTAAACCACCTATTATAATTGTTTCATTATTCTTTATTTTTATATGAGTAGTTACGCTTCTTGAGGTTTTAGATCCTCCCTTATTATTAAAGGTTCCTCCCTCATCCTCTTCCTCTTTTCCTTTAACTTTAAATTTAAAATCACTTACTTCTAGAGAAATTTTTAAATAGATATTGTTTATGTCTCTAATTTCAGGCTTTACTTTAAATATAATTCCAGCTTCTTTAAAAAGAGGTGTAGAAAACAGTCTTCCTGTTTCACTATCTTCCCTTTGAATCTCTCCTACAATAACTTCTTCAACCATTTTAAACTCTCCCTCTTTTCCATTTAAAAGGAGGAGTTTAGGAGAAGCTTCAATTTTTAAATCCTGTGTTCCTTTTAATAAATTAATTCCAAAATTTAAAACTTCTGCTCCACTATTAAATTTTCTAATTAAATTTATTGAACTTCCATAAGAAGCTCCTAAACCTTCTATGACTTCTTCTGATAATATACCAATATTTAGTTCATTTTTCAAAGTATTATTTCCCTCTGAATAATTCCACTTAAATCCTAACTCTTCAAAAATATTATCTCTTACATCAAGTATTAAAGCTTCTACTAAAATTTGCTCATTGGGCAAATCAATTTTTTCTAAAATATCCTTAGCACTTTTTACAGTATCTATATTTCCCTTCAAAATCAATCCACCAGTATTTGCTATTTTGCTAATAACTAACTCTTCCCCGTATGTTTCTTTTAATATCTTTGAGGAATCCTCCAATGATATATTTTTCAGGGATATATGGGTTATTATAACATTATTTCCATTATTTTTAATAGTTTCTTCTTCACTAAAAACCATTTTTTTCTTTTCTAAATCTCTTTCTAAATAAAAGTCTTTTTTATTTATTCCTTTTTTAATTTCTAAAAAATCTCCATCTTTTAAAAAACCATCCTTGTGTACAACTCCTAAATATCCCCCTATATCCAAATTCTCTAAAAAATAT
This genomic window contains:
- the rfaE1 gene encoding D-glycero-beta-D-manno-heptose-7-phosphate kinase encodes the protein MEKNRLEQILDCFGKVKVAVVGDMMLDDYIIGTVDRISPEAPVPVVSVKKERFVLGGAANVVNNLATLGAKTLCFGVIGDDSDGDRLLNVFREKNIDVTGVIRVEDRPTIVKRRIIAGTQQLLRLDWEDASNIRKEIEDLLLNKIKEHIDEIDAFILSDYDKGVLTPRVAKEIIEMAKGKNIIVTVDPKPKNAQNYIGATSMTPNRKEAMECLGKGKDTDVLEIGKELKEKLSLTNLLLTRSEEGMSLFGNEKIENIPTYAKEVYDVTGAGDTVISVYTLAGASGMEWYEAAKLANTAAGVVVGKMGTSTVTKEEILEFYNSIYNEWN